The Candidatus Methylomirabilota bacterium genome segment AGTACACGACGAGGTTCAGCGCCAGTACGGCCGTGCCGAGCACGAGCTGCGCCTCGCGGGTGAGCCCTGCCGGATAGAGCGCGGCCGTCACATAGTGTTCGATGAATCCGCCTTGATAGCCCGCCCGTCCGCCGAGCCG includes the following:
- a CDS encoding DUF2784 family protein; translation: RLGGRAGYQGGFIEHYVTAALYPAGLTREAQLVLGTAVLALNLVVYWRALALSRRERGRAARGSDV